A section of the Primulina eburnea isolate SZY01 chromosome 1, ASM2296580v1, whole genome shotgun sequence genome encodes:
- the LOC140829451 gene encoding uncharacterized protein, translated as MVLYDDNSSMLADDVQKKQVSQENASDKDKSVYKHSENALEPKKKRKEKDNVTLPAAVKHQELLQRINDFPSIKDVTLQICKNAGVDQRCYNHPTADQVAAIWVEGNNPDIPYDRDIILHGTDGHKHIIKHYFGCYDPLQYPLLFPNGENGWHQNIPKFKDASIVLQSHHEIVNPTNFSSVESIIETEQRAVRSYNNRMVSCREYYCYKFQIRNQNPSVLLYARRLLQQYAVDMYIKLETTRLDYCRNNQAELRSEYLSRHCG; from the exons AT GGTATTATATGATGATAATAGCTCTATGCTTGCCGATGACGTGCAAAAAAAACAAGTGTCTCAAG AAAATGCTTCAGACAAAGACAAGTCGGTGTACAAACATTCAGAGAATGCATTAGAGcccaaaaagaaaagaaaagagaaagATAATGTCACGTTACCCGCAGCTGTTAAACATCAAG AATTATTGCAACGAATAAATGATTTTCCCTCTATTAAAGACGTAACACTTCAAATATGCAAGAATGCTGGAGTAGATCAGCGTTGCTACAACCATCCTACAGCTGATCAAGTTGCTGCTATTTGGGTAGAGGGAAATAATCCTGACATTCCATATGATAGGGACATAATACTTCATGGGACTGATGGACATAAACACATAATAAAGCATTATTTTGGTTGTTATGATCCCCTGCAATATCCCCTTCTTTTCCCAAATGGAGAAAATGGATGGCACCAGAACATTCCGAAATTTAAGGATGCAAGTATTGTTCTCCAGTCACATCATGAAATTGTGAATCCAACAAATTTTTCCTCCGTGGAATCTATTATTGAAACGGAACAGAGAG CTGTTAGAAGCTATAACAACAGGATGGTTTCTTGCCGAGAGTACTATtgttacaaatttcagataagaaATCAGAATCCATCCGTTCTTTTATATGCGAGAAGATTGTTGCAACAATATGCAGTTGATATGTACATCAAACTTGAAACAACACGCTTGGATTATTGCAGAAACAATCAAGCTGAATTGAGATCTGAGTATTTATCAAGGCATTGTGGATAG
- the LOC140805934 gene encoding uncharacterized protein, whose translation MRKRYLDAMALVRRFGKPDLFITMTCNPKWKEITDNLMGSQQPQDRPDLIARVFRSKVQDLKKEIIHKAIFGMVAAYVYVVEFQKRGLPHIHMLIILKKSYKINSADQFDDYVSAELPNKDKNSRLFDLVTQHMMHGPCGYLNRTNSCMIAGQCKSHYPRKFCEKTVQGEDGYAIYRRRNDGRTVDIRRAKLNNQWVVPYNPYLLLRYDCYINVEICSGLTAVKYLYKYIYKGHDKIAIHIA comes from the coding sequence ATGCGAAAAAGATATTTAGATGCAATGGCATTGGTAAGAAGGTTTGGAAAACCGGATCTCTTTATAACAATGACTTGTAATCCAAAGTGGAAAGAAATTACAGATAACTTAATGGGCAGTCAACAACCTCAGGATCGGCCCGATTTGATAGCTAGAGTTTTTCGATCAAAGGTCCAAGACTTGAAAAAAGAAATAATTCATAAAGCAATATTTGGAATGGTTGCTGCTTATGTTTACGTAGTTGAATTCCAAAAAAGAGGTTTGCCCCATATCCACATGTTGATAATCTTGAAGAAATCATATAAGATAAACAGTGCTGATCAATTCGATGATTATGTTTCGGCTGAATTACCTAACaaagataaaaattcaaggtTATTTGACCTTGTAACGCAGCATATGATGCATGGACCTTGTGGATATTTGAATAGAACAAACTCTTGCATGATTGCCGGACAATGTAAGAGTCATTATCCACGAAAGTTTTGCGAAAAAACCGTTCAAGGTGAAGATGGCTATGCTATTTACCGAAGAAGAAACGATGGCCGGACAGTAGATATAAGAAGagctaaattaaataatcagtGGGTGGTTCCCTACAATCCTTACCTTCTTTTGAGATATGATTGCTACATAAATGTTGAAATTTGTTCAGGCTTGACTGCagttaaatatctttacaagtATATTTATAAAGGTCATGACAAAATTGCCATACACATTGCGTAA
- the LOC140805940 gene encoding uncharacterized protein has translation MGKHIGAFDLPQISLDMNQCNIPIFREIEEETSIQISEDDYLAQFKLNSGQHEAFRKILESVNKGNGGLFFVNGPGGTGKTFLYRALIAEVRKNKMIALATATSGVAASILPGGRTAHSRFKIPIDLHEETIEAVDRSLQDITGIDKHFGGKVVVLGGDFMQVLPVLPKATIQETINASLVKSYLFSEMTQLTLSENMREKTDPIFCEFLLRICNGTEATDNEGNVKILDEMLIKFDDDDEEASEKKLIDEIFPELEKIVILLLISLIGQFLHQRMSTWIA, from the exons ATGGGAAAACACATTGGTGCTTTTGATCTCCCACAAATATCTCTCGACATGAATCAATGCAATATACCAATTTTCAGAGAGATAGAAGAAGAAACGTCAATACAAATCTCAGAAGATGATTATTTGGCACAGTTCAAGTTGAATAGTGGCCAACACGAAGCATTTCGAAAAATTCTGGAGTCTGTAAACAAGGGAAATGGTGGCTTGTTTTTTGTGAATGGACCTGGAGGAACTGGAAAGACATTTTTATATAGAGCACTGATTGCAGAAGtcagaaaaaataaaatgattgcTCTAGCTACAGCAACTTCAGGAGTTGCAGCTTCAATATTACCAGGTGGACGAACGGCTCATTCCCGCTTTAAAATTCCAATTGATTTACATGAGGAGA CAATCGAAGCAGTAGATCGAAGTCTACAAGACATAACTGGAATTGATAAGCACTTTGGTGGAAAAGTGGTTGTTCTAGGTGGGGATTTTATGCAAGTTTTGCCTGTACTTCCAAAAGCTACAATCCAAGAAACAATCAATGCAAGTTTGGTGAAATCTTATTTATTCTCGGAAATGACCCAACTAACTTTGTCTGAGAATATGAGAGAAAAAACAGATCCTATTTTTTGCGAGTTTCTGCTTCGTATTTGTAATGGAACTGAAGCTACTGATAATGAAGGTAATGTTAAGATTCTTGATGAGATGCTcataaaatttgatgatgatgatgaagaggcCTCAGAGAAAAAATTGATCGATGAAATTTTTCCAGAATTGGAAAAAATTGTCATTCTGCTACTTATATCACTAATCGGGCAATTCTTGCATCAAAGAATGAGTACGTGGATCGCCTAA
- the LOC140805947 gene encoding uncharacterized protein: protein MFPGESRVFTSFDEAIDDSHNFYPQEFLNSLTPNGMPPHRLVLKINCTVMLLRNLDPSDGLCNGTRMVCRSFENDVIYAEITIGQHTGKQVFIPRIPLSPTENEGYPFQFRRKQFPIRLCFAMTINKAQGQTIPNVGVYLPHPVFSHGQLYVALSRGIQGKLQKY, encoded by the coding sequence ATGTTTCCTGGAGAATCTCGAGTATTTACAAGCTTCGATGAGGCCATTGATGATTCTCATAATTTTTATCCACAAGAATTTCTAAATTCATTAACCCCGAATGGAATGCCTCCTCATCGCTTGGTCCTGAAAATTAATTGCACTGTTATGTTGCTACGAAATCTAGACCCTTCAGATGGTTTGTGCAATGGGACTAGAATGGTTTGCAGATCATTTGAAAACGATGTTATTTATGCAGAAATCACTATTGGTCAACACACTGGCAAACAAGTATTCATTCCTCGAATTCCATTATCTCCTACTGAAAATGAAGGATATCCTTTTCAGTTTCGAAGAAAACAGTTCCCAATCAGACTTTGTTTTGCAATGACAATTAACAAAGCTCAAGGTCAAACAATACCTAATGTTGGAGTATACTTGCCTCATCCTGTTTTTTCTCATGGACaattatatgttgcattatccAGAGGCATTCAAGGGAAACTACAAAAGTATTGA
- the LOC140811843 gene encoding replication protein A 70 kDa DNA-binding subunit B-like: MDKNISLTQDMHYCFKATICEIENKSKPWYDACASCLKAIIQTTKGISCADCTKQPVQIMQMYRLTMTVQDNDTSARLTLFEDVASDFIGCSMDEYIELLNKEQNETKFPLLLRTPSRKSMCLYSRWIQKLLNRKKNCL, from the exons ATggataaaaatatttctttgacaCAG GACATGCATTACTGCTTTAAGGCAACTATATGTGAGATTGAGAATAAATCAAAACCATGGTATGATGCCTGTGCCAGTTGTCTCAAAGCAATCATCCAAACAACGAAAGGAATAAGTTGTGCAGATTGCACAAAACAACCTGTTCAAATTATGCAAAT GTATCGTTTAACAATGACAGTGCAAGATAATGACACATCAGCAAGACTTACCTTATTTGAAGATGTTGCCTCAGATTTTATTGGTTGCTCGATGGATGAATATATTGAATTACTCAATAAG GAACAGAATGAGACAAAATTTCCATTGCTCTTGAGAACTCCATCAAGGAAGAGCATGTGTTTATATTCAAGATGGATCCAGAAATTGTTAAACAGAAAAAAGAACTGTCTATAG